The following proteins are co-located in the Verrucomicrobiota bacterium genome:
- a CDS encoding glucose 1-dehydrogenase: MRQNISNPITSAPGGLSHWPCGFRLDGELALITGGGSGLGLAMAHCLAMAGARVILAGRREDLLKTATHEIGANAGYISHDVTKHREAPELVRKITERYGEISILINNAGVHLKKPALETTEDEFLAVLNTHVLGAHAITRAAAPGMIKRKHGSILFIASMASLFGIPQVVAYSAAKSAYLGMVRTLATEFSPLGVRVNGIAPGWIETDMSHKALAGDPERKRKIVARTPMARLGEPNDVGMAAVYLCSSAAKFVTGVVLPVDGGISIGF; encoded by the coding sequence ATGCGACAAAACATCTCAAATCCCATTACGAGCGCCCCTGGCGGGTTATCCCACTGGCCTTGCGGATTTCGTCTGGACGGCGAACTCGCGCTGATCACCGGTGGCGGTTCCGGTCTGGGCCTGGCCATGGCCCATTGCCTGGCCATGGCAGGCGCACGGGTGATTCTGGCTGGCAGGCGGGAAGATTTATTAAAAACTGCCACGCATGAAATCGGCGCCAATGCGGGTTACATTTCTCACGATGTCACCAAACATCGCGAGGCTCCGGAACTGGTTCGCAAGATTACGGAGCGTTACGGTGAAATCAGTATCCTGATCAACAATGCTGGTGTTCATCTTAAAAAGCCGGCGTTGGAAACCACCGAAGATGAGTTCCTTGCAGTGTTGAACACCCACGTGTTGGGGGCGCATGCGATTACCCGGGCAGCGGCTCCGGGCATGATCAAACGCAAGCATGGCTCAATTTTGTTCATTGCCTCGATGGCCTCCCTGTTTGGTATTCCGCAAGTGGTGGCGTACAGCGCCGCCAAGAGCGCTTACCTGGGGATGGTGCGCACCCTGGCAACCGAGTTTTCCCCATTGGGCGTGCGTGTCAATGGCATCGCCCCTGGCTGGATTGAAACCGATATGTCACACAAGGCCCTGGCGGGCGATCCAGAACGTAAACGCAAAATCGTGGCCCGTACGCCCATGGCGCGCCTGGGTGAACCAAACGATGTGGGAATGGCGGCAGTTTATCTGTGCTCCTCGGCGGCAAAATTTGTCACCGGAGTCGTTTTACCAGTGGACGGCGGGATCAGTATCGGTTTTTAA
- a CDS encoding mannonate dehydratase, which produces MKLGLGLYRHQLNSEHYRFARQCGCTHLIVHLVDYFRSSRSNKPGDQPVGDDAGWGLAGDPETLWTAEEMTALKREINTHGLELEAIENFDPAHWHDVLLDGPKKARHLENVKTIIRNVGQAGIPIFGYNFSIAGVAGRIKGNFARGEAEAVGMDGAFDKPLPNGMVWNMVYDREASAGAVPVTTPEQLWQRLQVFLDAVIPVAEEAGVTLAAHPDDPPMPTVRGQPRLVYQPHLYQRLLDLKPSPRNKLEFCVGTLAEMSEGDIYQTVDTYSRQGKLGYVHLRNVRGKVPTYKEAFIDEGDVDMRRVIRILKQNGFDGVLIPDHAPQMSCAAPWHCGMAYALGFMRAVLQEVGEK; this is translated from the coding sequence ATGAAACTTGGACTGGGCCTTTACCGTCATCAACTGAACTCGGAACACTATCGGTTTGCCAGGCAGTGCGGCTGCACCCATTTGATCGTACACCTGGTAGATTACTTCCGCTCTTCTCGCAGCAATAAACCCGGCGATCAACCGGTGGGTGATGATGCCGGATGGGGACTCGCGGGTGATCCGGAAACACTGTGGACGGCGGAAGAAATGACCGCGCTTAAGAGGGAAATTAACACCCACGGTTTGGAACTGGAGGCCATCGAAAACTTTGACCCCGCGCATTGGCACGATGTCTTGCTGGACGGGCCGAAAAAAGCGCGGCACTTGGAAAACGTCAAAACCATCATCCGAAATGTCGGCCAGGCGGGCATCCCCATTTTCGGTTACAACTTTTCCATTGCCGGAGTCGCCGGACGCATCAAGGGAAATTTTGCGCGCGGGGAAGCGGAAGCGGTGGGCATGGATGGGGCATTCGATAAACCGCTACCCAACGGCATGGTCTGGAACATGGTTTATGATCGCGAAGCAAGTGCTGGTGCAGTTCCAGTAACGACGCCAGAACAGCTTTGGCAACGGCTCCAAGTTTTCTTGGACGCAGTCATCCCGGTGGCAGAAGAAGCCGGTGTGACTCTGGCCGCACACCCGGATGATCCGCCCATGCCCACGGTCCGTGGACAACCACGCCTGGTCTATCAGCCTCACCTGTATCAACGGTTGCTTGATTTGAAGCCCAGCCCACGCAATAAGCTGGAGTTTTGCGTTGGGACGCTGGCGGAAATGAGTGAGGGGGATATTTATCAAACGGTGGACACTTATAGCCGACAAGGCAAACTGGGCTATGTCCACCTTCGCAACGTGCGCGGCAAAGTGCCGACCTATAAAGAAGCGTTTATTGACGAAGGGGACGTGGATATGAGACGCGTGATCCGCATCTTGAAACAAAACGGGTTTGACGGCGTGCTGATTCCGGATCATGCACCGCAGATGAGTTGCGCCGCTCCGTGGCATTGCGGGATGGCCTATGCGCTCGGTTTTATGCGGGCAGTGCTGCAGGAGGTTGGGGAGAAATGA
- a CDS encoding PRC-barrel domain-containing protein, whose protein sequence is MLNKVKTLKGYKLDSLDGEIGKVKEFYFDDQHWTIRYLVADTGHWLTGRKVLISPYALNSVIKSEKHLSVNLTKKQIENSPSLASHKPVSQQFEDDYYGYYGWPSYWSGASVWGDYPYIERDQTKWGTHTKAAKSWDRHLRSTHEVTGYHLETLDGELGHIEDFVIDDASWAIRYLIVKTQNWWPGKSVLVSPQWIERVSWSEKKVFISLSRETIKTSPEYTEESLLTRDYEIGLHGHYSRKGYWIDERVAA, encoded by the coding sequence ATGTTAAATAAAGTAAAAACCTTAAAGGGTTACAAATTGGACAGCTTGGACGGGGAAATTGGGAAGGTCAAAGAATTCTACTTTGACGACCAGCACTGGACCATTCGCTATCTGGTTGCGGACACGGGACACTGGCTCACTGGCAGAAAAGTACTAATTTCCCCGTATGCATTGAACAGTGTGATTAAGAGCGAAAAGCATCTATCCGTTAACCTGACCAAAAAACAGATTGAGAACAGTCCTTCTTTAGCGAGTCACAAGCCCGTCTCCCAGCAATTCGAGGATGACTACTACGGCTATTATGGTTGGCCGTCGTATTGGAGCGGGGCATCCGTGTGGGGCGATTATCCTTACATTGAACGTGACCAAACCAAGTGGGGCACACATACCAAAGCTGCGAAGTCCTGGGATCGCCATCTCCGCAGCACGCATGAGGTGACGGGTTACCATCTCGAAACGCTGGACGGCGAGCTTGGCCACATCGAGGATTTTGTCATTGATGACGCGTCTTGGGCGATTCGGTATCTGATCGTCAAAACACAAAACTGGTGGCCAGGGAAAAGCGTTTTGGTTTCACCGCAATGGATCGAGCGCGTGAGTTGGAGCGAAAAGAAAGTCTTCATTTCTCTTTCGCGAGAGACCATCAAGACGTCCCCGGAATATACCGAGGAGTCGCTGCTCACGCGGGATTATGAAATTGGACTGCATGGGCATTACAGCCGCAAAGGATACTGGATTGATGAACGGGTGGCCGCGTAA
- a CDS encoding discoidin domain-containing protein, with protein MQRIMTVVVCAMACVVTAAEPTTIKVAGVTASAAESKAAGGVGDFPAEKTIDGVLTPASSWRAEVKDAKAGAWIQYDLGSAKAVGAVRIMFFSGESRSYRFDLELSEDGQKWTTVFSGQSSGKDKGFETFKAAGTARYVRIKGFGNTSQKFPHWVNIVETEIVGGQEQPKP; from the coding sequence ATGCAACGAATAATGACGGTGGTGGTGTGCGCGATGGCGTGCGTGGTGACGGCGGCGGAGCCGACGACGATCAAGGTGGCGGGGGTGACGGCGAGTGCGGCGGAGAGCAAGGCGGCGGGCGGGGTTGGGGATTTTCCGGCGGAGAAGACGATTGACGGGGTGCTCACGCCGGCGTCGAGCTGGCGCGCGGAAGTCAAGGATGCGAAGGCGGGGGCGTGGATTCAGTATGACCTGGGCAGCGCGAAGGCGGTCGGGGCGGTGCGGATCATGTTTTTCTCGGGCGAGAGCCGCTCGTATCGGTTTGACCTTGAGCTTTCGGAGGACGGGCAGAAGTGGACCACGGTGTTTTCGGGCCAGAGCAGCGGGAAGGATAAGGGGTTTGAGACGTTCAAGGCGGCGGGGACGGCGCGGTATGTGCGGATCAAGGGGTTTGGGAACACCAGCCAGAAGTTTCCGCACTGGGTGAATATTGTGGAGACGGAGATTGTGGGTGGGCAAGAGCAACCCAAACCATAA
- a CDS encoding FAD-dependent oxidoreductase — protein MKNGITRRHFVGAGGVMAAGSLGWGAEASTPTGLGQAKPFQRLKETVFRADVLVCGGGPSGMAAATMAARQGAKVLLVERYGRMGGMGVQAGVSPLMGASNSAFVREVLQRLGGRAAQMERMDLEYADLVLEAGGKVLLHTWATETLQQGNRVSGVRAICKQGSLRIEAGVTVDATGDGDVAFAAGAAFEQGRPGDGLLQPATIQYRIGGVNTAEGLLCGSEEAAMKVSVPEGTWHDVVRKGQQTGELPEAIGVIRVYASCYPNERVINATQVNGIDGTKVEDLTRAELAARKQAFQVLEFLKKHAPGHERAYLSAMPAVVGIRETRRFLGVSYLVREDLIKGRKWPEAVVRDASFVIDIHNPSGSGQAERFAAKVKPYDIPYGCLVPREVDGLLLAGRCISGSHEAHASYRVQCIAMAVGAAAGAAAGVAAKTQCQPREAPIEQIQKVLR, from the coding sequence ATGAAAAATGGCATCACTCGTAGGCACTTTGTCGGGGCGGGCGGGGTTATGGCGGCGGGTTCGCTCGGCTGGGGGGCGGAAGCGTCGACGCCGACTGGCCTTGGGCAGGCCAAACCATTCCAACGTTTAAAAGAAACTGTTTTTCGCGCCGATGTTTTGGTTTGTGGCGGCGGCCCCTCCGGCATGGCGGCGGCCACGATGGCGGCGCGCCAAGGCGCGAAGGTGTTGCTGGTTGAACGCTACGGCCGCATGGGGGGCATGGGTGTGCAGGCGGGTGTGAGCCCGCTAATGGGCGCCTCGAACAGTGCGTTCGTCCGTGAAGTGCTTCAGCGCCTGGGCGGGCGTGCCGCGCAGATGGAGCGAATGGACCTGGAATATGCCGACCTGGTGCTTGAGGCGGGCGGGAAAGTGCTGCTGCACACTTGGGCCACGGAAACTTTGCAGCAAGGCAACCGGGTGAGCGGCGTGCGCGCGATCTGCAAACAAGGAAGTCTGCGCATCGAGGCCGGCGTCACGGTAGATGCCACCGGCGATGGCGATGTGGCCTTTGCCGCCGGGGCGGCCTTTGAACAGGGTCGGCCGGGTGATGGACTTCTGCAGCCGGCGACGATCCAGTACCGCATTGGCGGAGTGAATACTGCCGAAGGTTTGTTGTGCGGCAGTGAAGAAGCGGCCATGAAGGTTTCCGTTCCGGAAGGAACGTGGCACGACGTCGTGCGCAAGGGGCAGCAGACCGGAGAATTGCCGGAGGCCATTGGTGTCATTCGCGTTTATGCCTCCTGTTATCCGAACGAACGCGTGATCAATGCCACGCAGGTCAATGGCATTGATGGGACCAAGGTGGAAGATCTGACTCGCGCCGAGCTGGCCGCGCGCAAACAGGCCTTCCAGGTGCTGGAGTTTCTCAAGAAACACGCGCCCGGCCACGAGCGGGCTTACCTCTCAGCGATGCCAGCGGTAGTCGGCATTCGCGAGACCCGGCGGTTTCTCGGGGTGAGTTACCTGGTTAGGGAAGATTTGATCAAGGGACGCAAATGGCCTGAGGCGGTGGTGCGCGACGCAAGTTTTGTGATCGACATTCACAACCCGTCGGGCAGCGGCCAGGCGGAGCGGTTCGCGGCCAAGGTCAAGCCTTACGACATCCCCTACGGCTGCCTGGTGCCGCGCGAAGTGGACGGTCTGCTGCTGGCGGGCCGCTGCATTAGCGGAAGCCATGAGGCGCACGCTTCCTACCGGGTTCAGTGTATCGCCATGGCCGTTGGGGCCGCCGCAGGCGCGGCAGCCGGTGTGGCGGCCAAAACTCAATGCCAGCCACGCGAGGCACCGATCGAGCAAATTCAGAAAGTATTAAGGTGA
- a CDS encoding heparin lyase I family protein — protein MKRTLTLLTALLLAPLTALPAAGPPLALPQSANQVRADAAQKENTCTGKGRNAKCFIGGYYWSTDNGDGDWAITNPKPGDLRFELRQGDIAQWDKQRSHAAERNEISNSNHKFPLEEDIWFSFGLMVEPGPKVSSRWLVIGQLKASNDPGDQSASPPVGQELNAGDQFRITVRTASEKPLKHNPGSKAIYVDPAFERGRIYRLVYRIKYSQKAGHLQVWRDGKEIANYKGPVGYVSNTGPYWKFGIYRDPAPETIAVHYYDIKFGGPELEPR, from the coding sequence ATGAAACGTACCCTCACACTCCTCACCGCCCTGCTGCTCGCGCCGTTGACGGCGTTGCCCGCCGCCGGACCTCCCTTGGCTCTGCCTCAGTCAGCTAACCAGGTGCGGGCGGACGCGGCCCAAAAGGAAAACACCTGCACAGGCAAAGGCAGAAACGCCAAATGTTTCATTGGCGGTTACTACTGGAGTACCGACAACGGCGATGGGGATTGGGCCATCACTAACCCGAAACCTGGCGATCTTCGTTTTGAGCTGCGTCAAGGCGACATCGCGCAATGGGACAAACAACGTTCTCATGCCGCCGAGCGCAATGAAATTTCCAATTCCAACCATAAGTTTCCGTTGGAAGAAGACATCTGGTTTTCATTTGGTTTGATGGTGGAGCCAGGCCCCAAAGTTTCGAGCCGATGGCTCGTCATCGGCCAGCTTAAGGCATCTAATGATCCGGGTGACCAGTCAGCCTCTCCCCCGGTGGGCCAAGAGCTCAACGCGGGCGATCAATTCCGCATCACCGTGCGCACCGCTTCGGAAAAGCCGCTGAAACACAATCCCGGCTCCAAGGCAATTTATGTCGATCCCGCGTTCGAGCGCGGTCGGATTTACCGCTTGGTTTATCGCATCAAGTACAGCCAGAAGGCCGGGCACCTTCAGGTGTGGCGAGATGGTAAAGAAATCGCCAATTACAAGGGTCCAGTCGGCTATGTCAGTAACACCGGACCTTATTGGAAATTCGGCATTTATCGCGATCCGGCTCCCGAAACCATCGCCGTTCATTATTACGATATCAAATTTGGCGGTCCAGAACTCGAGCCCCGCTGA
- a CDS encoding helix-turn-helix domain-containing protein: MISLNEMLAQAEGKTLEFKRDLSSPDKVIRTIVAFANGAGGTLLLGVEDGSRRVRGVAHPTKTEEQLASMIWDRVEPRLAPELQIIPWRKTYVLAVRVFPSQQRPYYIKAQGFPGGVYVRVGSTNRAADPAQVDELRRVVQGRSFDEEPLPGLNTEALDFRAAAECFAKVRRLRKSELRSLQLVTLHQGHEVPTVGGMLLFGLDRLKHFPDAFIRAGSFAGRDKQTILDSQDITGQPVQAIEDALQFVRRNIRRALRVEQTRSTEAWDFPLLALREAIINAVVHADYGQRGTPLRVAIFDDRIEVDNPGGLPPGLTIEDIRQGVSKLRNRVLGRVFHELHLIEQWGSGIQRMTAVCREAGLPEPQFMELGSGFRVTFLREHQAEPGTDDLNAQVLALLQNQAEASPSAIAAHIGLTPRATRDRLAKLAQLGLIVAVASGPRDPRKVFRLARAAKAR; encoded by the coding sequence GTGATTTCGCTAAACGAAATGCTGGCTCAAGCCGAAGGCAAGACGCTTGAATTTAAGCGGGACCTGTCCTCACCGGACAAGGTCATTCGGACGATCGTGGCGTTTGCCAATGGGGCCGGAGGAACTCTCCTTCTTGGAGTTGAGGATGGGTCGCGGCGGGTGAGAGGTGTCGCCCACCCCACCAAGACGGAGGAGCAACTGGCCAGCATGATTTGGGACCGCGTTGAGCCGCGGTTGGCACCCGAACTGCAAATCATCCCGTGGCGAAAGACGTATGTGCTCGCGGTGCGGGTGTTCCCCAGCCAGCAACGCCCTTACTACATCAAGGCGCAAGGATTTCCAGGCGGGGTGTATGTGCGGGTGGGTTCGACCAACCGCGCGGCCGACCCTGCCCAAGTGGATGAACTTCGGCGAGTCGTCCAGGGACGTTCCTTTGATGAGGAACCGCTTCCCGGCTTGAACACGGAAGCCCTTGACTTCCGAGCTGCTGCCGAGTGTTTTGCCAAGGTTCGCCGGCTGCGGAAGAGCGAGTTACGCAGCCTGCAATTGGTGACGCTGCATCAGGGGCACGAAGTGCCGACGGTGGGCGGGATGCTGCTTTTCGGGCTCGACCGACTCAAGCATTTCCCTGATGCCTTCATCCGGGCAGGCAGCTTTGCCGGGCGAGACAAACAGACGATTCTCGACTCTCAAGATATCACAGGCCAACCGGTTCAAGCGATTGAGGATGCGCTTCAGTTCGTGAGACGGAACATACGGCGGGCACTTCGTGTGGAGCAGACGCGCAGTACAGAGGCGTGGGACTTTCCGCTGTTGGCGTTGCGCGAGGCGATCATTAACGCGGTGGTTCATGCGGACTATGGGCAGAGAGGGACGCCTCTTCGCGTCGCGATCTTTGACGACCGCATCGAGGTGGACAATCCAGGCGGCTTGCCACCGGGGTTGACCATCGAAGACATCCGCCAGGGCGTCTCCAAGCTTCGCAATCGCGTTTTGGGCCGGGTATTTCACGAACTGCACCTGATTGAGCAATGGGGCAGCGGGATTCAGCGGATGACGGCCGTGTGTCGTGAAGCGGGGTTGCCGGAACCGCAGTTCATGGAACTGGGCAGCGGTTTTCGTGTGACCTTCCTGCGCGAGCACCAAGCAGAACCGGGCACGGACGACTTGAACGCGCAAGTTCTCGCGCTGCTCCAGAACCAGGCTGAGGCATCGCCCAGCGCCATTGCAGCCCACATCGGCCTCACCCCACGCGCCACACGCGACCGGCTCGCGAAATTGGCGCAGTTGGGGCTGATTGTCGCAGTAGCCAGTGGGCCGCGCGACCCGCGCAAGGTGTTCCGATTGGCAAGAGCGGCAAAAGCGCGGTGA
- a CDS encoding chemotaxis protein CheB yields MKTKSNIRDFPVVCVGGSAGGLDAYIRLLRHLPADMGVAIVIVNHLRTVDTQLHEILPRYSAMPVELITERLLIEPNHVFIIPAQRDLHVLDGEFRLMPISKPRGWPDVITVFLRSLTQHWDGKLIAVIVSGYDGDGAAALCGIKDVGGITIAQQLDTAGQPDMPKSAIASGCIDFILSPEDIAKKLVQIAAAVA; encoded by the coding sequence ATGAAAACTAAAAGTAATATTAGAGACTTTCCGGTCGTTTGCGTGGGCGGTTCGGCTGGTGGCCTCGATGCCTATATCCGGTTATTGCGACATCTGCCGGCTGATATGGGGGTTGCGATTGTCATCGTGAATCACCTGCGAACCGTTGACACCCAACTCCACGAGATTCTACCGCGCTACTCAGCGATGCCGGTTGAACTGATCACGGAAAGATTGCTCATTGAGCCCAACCATGTATTTATTATCCCGGCGCAGCGTGATTTGCACGTGCTTGATGGGGAGTTCCGGCTAATGCCGATTTCAAAGCCCAGGGGATGGCCGGACGTGATTACGGTTTTCCTGCGCTCCCTAACGCAACACTGGGATGGTAAACTGATTGCGGTTATTGTCTCTGGTTATGATGGAGATGGGGCCGCCGCGCTCTGCGGCATCAAAGACGTGGGGGGCATTACCATTGCCCAGCAGCTCGACACCGCCGGGCAGCCAGATATGCCGAAGAGTGCCATCGCAAGTGGGTGCATTGATTTTATTCTTTCGCCTGAGGATATAGCGAAAAAGCTGGTGCAAATTGCGGCCGCAGTTGCATAA
- a CDS encoding DUF1080 domain-containing protein — protein MLPHIGRPADSPTGTAFRPIFDGRTLKGWHAVPRLGFPPAIDAEKIPSGELRERLHAWYGADPKRQRVLDHRGHWEVVDGAIVGGQQPPGSGLGAYLLTDDTFGDFELELEARPDWPADTGIMLRAHELGNVGFQINVDHRPNGAIGGVFGNKLGSFRAAPFSVTGDELPGFRVGNLREGGSESKFPCPKMQFAAPFSDFSKAWRVNDWNQFRVRCVGEVPTITTWINGAKICELDTTTITAPGFSPALVKRLLGPAGRIGFEVHDNDSMGHNRWAEGAVCRWRNIQVRII, from the coding sequence CTGCTTCCGCATATTGGTCGTCCGGCAGATTCTCCCACCGGGACGGCTTTCCGTCCAATCTTCGACGGTCGGACGTTGAAAGGTTGGCACGCCGTGCCGCGTTTGGGGTTTCCGCCAGCGATTGACGCGGAAAAGATACCTTCCGGCGAGCTGCGCGAACGCCTGCATGCCTGGTATGGCGCGGACCCCAAGCGCCAGCGCGTGCTGGATCATCGCGGACATTGGGAGGTGGTGGACGGAGCGATCGTTGGCGGCCAACAGCCACCCGGGTCCGGCCTGGGCGCCTACTTGCTTACGGACGATACTTTTGGTGACTTTGAACTGGAACTGGAAGCGCGTCCCGACTGGCCGGCGGACACGGGGATAATGCTCCGCGCCCATGAACTCGGCAACGTGGGTTTCCAAATCAACGTTGACCACCGTCCGAACGGTGCGATTGGGGGTGTTTTTGGAAACAAGCTGGGGTCCTTTCGCGCGGCCCCCTTCTCGGTAACCGGAGATGAACTGCCAGGATTTCGCGTCGGGAATTTGCGCGAGGGCGGGAGCGAATCAAAGTTCCCCTGTCCTAAGATGCAATTCGCTGCCCCTTTTTCCGACTTCTCGAAAGCGTGGCGGGTTAACGACTGGAACCAATTCCGAGTGCGCTGTGTCGGCGAGGTGCCCACCATCACCACGTGGATCAACGGAGCCAAGATCTGTGAACTCGACACCACAACCATCACGGCGCCGGGCTTTAGTCCGGCGTTGGTGAAGCGTCTGCTTGGACCGGCGGGCCGCATTGGCTTTGAAGTCCATGATAATGACAGCATGGGGCATAACCGCTGGGCCGAAGGCGCGGTTTGCCGCTGGCGCAACATCCAGGTGCGAATCATTTAA